One part of the Mariniblastus fucicola genome encodes these proteins:
- a CDS encoding GntP family permease, whose protein sequence is MPLSTFLVALQDSSQSLSLTYLLTLLVLSVFVLLFLILKLRMQAFLALILASLFVAIGSSKELTNGAGTLELATIGGQIQSGMGSSLGFIATIIGLGAIFGSLLEHSGGAQSLAKSLLRIFGEKRASWAMVVTGFIISIPVFLDVALVIIAPILYALSRKTGKSVLAFGLPLLAGLMVTHAFVPPTPGPVWVAYEMGVGLGWVILFGCIVGFPTAIIGGILVPKRMAEKLYIAPPEEIADAEVAATENDASLPSLTSILVLIGLPILLILVGTIVKENVAKDIERAAIVESLEPEQQTNAKARKSAYESAVKTKISESNTITKTLLFLGHPIIALLLATLGALIYLGYGRGYDKSVLMDVTTKSLGPAGIIILITGAGGVFKGIMGASGVSEALSIACENWGIHVLVLAYLFAVFVRVAQGSATVAMVTAGGLMSGMAEGLSQPQLALVVVAIAAGASAVSHVNDSGFWMVSRYMLMTEKQTFQTWTVISTVVSVVGFLLALGLWYLIPLIGL, encoded by the coding sequence ATGCCACTGTCCACGTTTCTGGTTGCCCTTCAGGATTCCAGCCAGAGTCTTTCGCTCACATATTTGCTGACGCTGTTGGTGCTGTCTGTTTTCGTGCTGCTGTTTCTGATTCTCAAGCTCCGAATGCAGGCTTTTCTGGCGTTGATCCTTGCCAGCCTGTTCGTGGCCATTGGGTCATCGAAAGAACTGACCAATGGAGCGGGGACGCTGGAGCTAGCCACAATTGGCGGCCAGATTCAGTCCGGCATGGGTTCGAGCCTGGGCTTTATTGCCACGATTATTGGGCTGGGAGCCATCTTCGGGTCGTTGCTTGAACATTCCGGAGGAGCTCAGAGCCTGGCGAAATCTTTGTTGCGAATTTTCGGAGAGAAGCGAGCGTCGTGGGCGATGGTTGTCACCGGTTTCATTATTTCGATTCCGGTTTTCCTGGACGTGGCACTGGTCATCATTGCTCCGATTCTTTACGCGCTGTCCAGAAAGACCGGTAAGTCCGTTCTGGCGTTTGGGCTACCGTTGCTGGCAGGTTTAATGGTGACTCACGCATTCGTGCCGCCGACGCCGGGACCTGTTTGGGTGGCCTACGAGATGGGCGTGGGGCTGGGCTGGGTGATTCTGTTTGGATGCATCGTAGGATTTCCCACAGCAATCATCGGTGGCATTCTGGTTCCCAAACGAATGGCCGAAAAACTTTACATTGCTCCGCCGGAAGAAATTGCCGATGCGGAAGTCGCCGCGACAGAGAACGATGCAAGCTTGCCAAGCCTGACGTCGATTCTCGTGCTGATCGGATTGCCAATCCTGTTGATTCTGGTCGGCACGATCGTCAAAGAGAATGTTGCCAAGGACATCGAACGCGCGGCGATCGTGGAGTCACTCGAACCGGAACAGCAAACAAACGCCAAGGCCAGAAAGTCGGCTTACGAGAGCGCCGTCAAAACCAAAATCTCAGAGTCGAACACGATCACCAAGACGCTTTTGTTTCTTGGACATCCGATTATCGCGCTGCTGTTGGCGACGCTTGGGGCGCTGATTTACCTCGGCTATGGCCGCGGCTATGACAAGTCCGTATTGATGGACGTGACGACCAAATCGCTCGGTCCGGCGGGGATCATCATTTTGATCACGGGGGCCGGAGGAGTCTTCAAAGGCATTATGGGCGCCAGCGGAGTTAGCGAAGCGCTAAGTATTGCCTGTGAGAACTGGGGCATTCACGTCCTCGTGCTGGCCTATCTGTTCGCGGTTTTCGTTCGAGTCGCTCAAGGATCGGCCACGGTTGCGATGGTGACCGCTGGTGGATTGATGTCTGGCATGGCGGAAGGACTTTCGCAACCTCAACTGGCACTGGTCGTCGTCGCGATTGCAGCAGGAGCGTCAGCCGTGTCGCACGTCAACGACAGTGGATTCTGGATGGTCAGCCGCTACATGCTGATGACAGAGAAGCAAACGTTTCAGACCTGGACCGTTATCTCGACCGTTGTATCGGTTGTCGGATTTTTACTGGCACTTGGGCTGTGGTACTTAATTCCGTTGATCGGATTGTAG